One Solea senegalensis isolate Sse05_10M linkage group LG3, IFAPA_SoseM_1, whole genome shotgun sequence genomic window carries:
- the LOC122766128 gene encoding shaker-related potassium channel tsha2-like, giving the protein MTVVPGENLDETVALAALCAHDACYDPERAEVNQECCERVVINISGLRFETQLKTLAQFPCTLLGDPRKRMRFFDPLRNEYFFDRNRPSFDAVLYYYQSGGRLRRPVNVPVDIFMEEIKFYELGEDVIENFKEDEGFIKEEERPLPESEFQRQVWLLFEYPESSGPARGIAIVSVLVILISIVIFCMETLPEFREESRTFDDQQQLQLQLLAVNGTTRAKKPNPFTDPFFIVETLCIIWFSFELLVRFLACPSKPAFFKNIMNTIDIVAIMPYFITLGLELAEHQGNGQQAMSLAILRVIRLVRVFRIFKLSRHSKGLQILGKTLQASMRELGLLIFFLFIGVILFSSAVYFAETDDPESTFSSIPDAFWWAVVSMTTVGYGDMCPVTIGGKIVGSLCAIAGVLTIALPVPVIVSNFNYFYHRETEHEEQLQYTHVTCGQHPTSFGEFKRSDSKPSLCKSDFVDSEDAESIKFTNCSPHKAQCAGKLTDV; this is encoded by the coding sequence ATGACAGTGGTGCCCGGCGAGAACCTGGATGAGACTGTGGCACTGGCCGCGCTGTGCGCGCACGATGCCTGCTACGACCCGGAGCGAGCCGAGGTGAACCAGGAGTGCTGCGAGCGCGTGGTCATCAACATCTCCGGGCTGCGCTTCGAGACGCAGCTCAAGACGCTCGCGCAGTTCCCGTGCACGCTGCTGGGCGACCCGCGCAAGAGGATGCGCTTCTTTGACCCGCTCCGGAACGAGTACTTCTTCGACAGGAACAGACCCAGCTTCGATGCCGTCCTCTACTACTACCAGTCCGGGGGTCGCCTCCGCAGACCCGTCAACGTCCCCGTGGACATTTTCATGGAGGAGATCAAATTTTACGAACTTGGCGAGGACGTGATTGAGAATTTCAAGGAGGACGAAGGTTTCATTAAGGAGGAGGAGCGACCGCTGCCCGAGAGCGAGTTCCAGCGGCAGGTCTGGCTCCTGTTCGAGTACCCGGAGAGTTCGGGTCCCGCCAGAGGCATCGCCATCGTCTCCGTGCTCGTCATCCTCATCTCCATCGTCATCTTCTGCATGGAGACTTTACCGGAGTTCAGAGAGGAGTCGAGGACGTTTGatgatcagcagcagctgcagctgcagctgttggcCGTGAACGGAACCACGCGCGCAAAGAAGCCGAACCCCTTCACGGACCCGTTCTTCATCGTGGAGACGCTGTGCATCATCTGGTTCTCCTTCGAGCTGCTCGTGCGCTTCCTCGCGTGCCCGAGCAAGCCCGCGTTCTTCAAGAACATCATGAACACCATCGACATCGTGGCCATCATGCCGTACTTCATCACGCTGGGTCTGGAGCTGGCGGAGCATCAGGGGAACGGGCAGCAGGCCATGTCGCTGGCCATCCTCAGGGTCATCCGCCTGGTGCGGGTCTTCCGCATCTTCAAACTCTCCAGACACTCCAAAGGTCTGCAGATCCTCGGGAAGACGCTGCAGGCGAGCATGCGGGAGCTGGgcctcctcatcttcttcctcttcatcggCGTCATCCTCTTCTCCAGCGCGGTCTACTTCGCGGAGACCGACGACCCGGAGTCCACGTTCAGCAGCATCCCGGACGCCTTCTGGTGGGCGGTGGTTTCCATGACGACCGTGGGATACGGGGACATGTGTCCAGTCACCATTGGCGGGAAGATCGTGGGCTCGCTGTGCGCCATCGCCGGCGTCCTGACCATCGCGCTCCCGGTGCCGGTCATCGTCTCCAACTTCAACTACTTCTACCACCGCGAGACGGAGCACGAGGAGCAGCTGCAGTACACGCACGTGACGTGCGGCCAGCACCCCACGTCCTTCGGGGAGTTTAAGCGCAGCGACAGCAAACCGTCCCTGTGCAAGTCGGACTTCGTGGACAGCGAGGACGCGGAGTCCATCAAGTTCACCAACTGCAGCCCGCACAAGGCGCAGTGCGCCGGGAAGCTGACGGACGTGTGA